Part of the Periophthalmus magnuspinnatus isolate fPerMag1 chromosome 23, fPerMag1.2.pri, whole genome shotgun sequence genome, GAAAAACCACCTGGAGATGTTGAGTCATACATGATAACCCTGCTACAGAACAGGTCTGTGTCAAAATTCTTAATAAACATATTTGGctacaaaatgtgtctttaactGTTTTAATCTGTTTAACAGTAATATTGTGCAGAACTACAGTCTTCCAGTGGGTTCGTTGTCTTTGTTGCTGTCCGGCCTGACACCAGGCACTTTGTACAGACTGCAGGCCGCCACAGTCAGTGGAGGAGTACAGTCCAAATCTACAAATCTGGAGGCACGAACAGGTCAGCCAGTCAACTGTCTCTGATTTTCTTTTAGCACAAACAAATTGTTCTGGATGTTTGTAAAATAagataatataatgtaataagttttcttatgtatttgttttaaaagagGGTTGTTTAGGCCTTTTACATAAGTAGCATTTATAATTAAGTTGTGAATACCTTACAAGCAGTTAGTATATAGCTACAGAATAATAGTTTCGTAACATTTAAAAGTTGCAGTTGGGTTGAGGGGTGATAAGATCAGACGGGTCGTAAAACAATGGCTGAAATGCCAAAACTGTCGTATGGAATGTTCCAGACACACAGACCCTCCCAAAGCTCCACTCAAAGACTTCCTGTGGACCCACACACAGCTTCCTGCTCCAGCTCCTATTGTGTTTCACTAAATGTCCCATTTATTTTCAGGGCAGACTGTATCTATGTCTGTTTGAACACCTCAAACagattaaaattatataaaacaaaaacaaattatttgtGTAAGTCAATGGAtaattgtgtttctttttcttttttttttttttttacagctgatCAAATTCATAAAGCTATTGTGTATAATTGTAATTAGGCCTAGTAGTGCTAAGTTAATAATTTCATTTTGTCTCAGTCCCAGCATCTGTAACTGAGATAACTACCTCCAATGGCGGGAGGTCAGATGCGTTGCAAGTGTCATGGCGACCAGCAGCAGGGGCAGTAGACAGTTACATGGTGCGTCTTCAGGATGGCAGTCGGACAGTTCATACTCTGGCAGTGTCCCACTCCTCCACCCCAGAGTGCTCTTTTAGCTCACTGGTGGCTGGGCGGCTCTATTCTGTTGTCATAGTGACACGAAGTGGCAGTTTGGAGAATTCTACAACTTTGCAGGCTCGAACCCGTAAGTCACTGCACTGTGCTTTGggagtttttgtttgtaatatttctaaaaaaacatgtttgtttttttttagagccAGCCACTGTGCAAAACCCAACAGCTGTTCACTCTGCACGAGATGATTTTCTTAAGgtggttatttaaaaaaaaattgttttaaatcaataactTTCAAAAGTCCATAGTGGTgtattattgtgttgttttgtagatttattGGCGTCACGCTGCTGGTGATCTTGACTATTATATGGTTCGAATCCTCTACAACAACAGTGTGTTACAAAACAAGAGCGTACTTGCAAGACACAATGAATGTGTCTTCACCTCTCTAAAGCCAGGACGACTTTACACTGTCATCGTGGAAACCTGGAGTGGAGACTATGTCAGCACTGTCTCCACTGATGGACGCACCTGTCAGTCTGAAAGACTTCACAAATTCTCTTAGCTCCTTGTCTTATAAAATcttataaaatgttttggttttttttcagttccagCTGCAGTGGGCAATCTGTCTGTGGTCAATGCAGGGATGGATGATCTGACTGTTACTTGGAGCCCTGCTCCTGGAGATGTAGACCACTATGAGGTGTCTTGAAAAAACGTCATCCTGACGACCTAAATGTAAATCAATGATGACCAAACATTTTCTGCTCACAGGTTACATTGCTCTTTAACGACACTCAAGTTTTTCCTCCGGTCACACTTGGCAGTAAGGTGCGCAGTCACCAGCTGACATCTCTGACTTCAGGCCGACTGTATAAGATAGTGGTATCTACATTTAGTGGGCCATACCAAAGAGCACAGTTTATTGAGGGACGAACAGGTAAAACATCTTTGTTTTCTAATTAACATTAACACAAGTTCCCCAACCTGAGGCCTGTCTCTTACTTCAGTTCCCAGTGCAGTTAGGAAGCTCCAACTAATACCAGCATTTACAGAGACTCTTGGAGGCCTGATTGCCTCCTGGGCACCTGCACCTGGAGATATAGACATGTATATAGTCTCTCTATATACTGAGGTAACTTATaagtagttgcatttaaataaaataataatgtgatGTGTCATGGACTTTTTCTCATCTCTGTGTTTTGTAGACTGACCTAATTGACAGTCGCTCTGTCCAAAAACATGTCTCCTCAAGGGAGTTTGTGGACTTGACCCCAGGCCAGCTCTACATTGTCACTGTCCGGTCAGAGAGCGGGAAGCTAACCAATAACAGCACAGCTCGCTGCAGAGCAGGTTAGCTTTTgtttacacagacaaaaacatcttatataaaataatacatgatAATTATCATATCTATGTTAATCAATAATTGTTCATTCTGACAGCTCCGGCTCGAGTTACAGCTCTTCAGGCAGATAATGGCCACACGACACACAGTCTTACTGTCTCCTGGGAGAGGCCAGTGGGAGTGTTTGACAGTTACAGGCTGCAGCTGTTGGACCAGGACAGTTCTGTCCTCATCAATCGAACTGTCGCCATGGAGAGTCGCAGTGAGCAACTGGAGAACCTGACATCTGGAAAGTGGTACAAAGTGAGAGTGGTGACTTTGAGCGGTGGTGTCCCATCACTTGAAGCAACAGCTGAAGGGCAAACACGTAAGATTAAAATCTTTACTATTGTTGTCAAATTTAGGAAttcaaaaaatatgaaatattgcCTGACCATATTCATTACAGGCCCAGCAGCTGTCAGCAACTTGACAGTGGTCTCTGCCAAtatgtcctccctctctttctcgtGGCGTCCATCAGACGGTCATGTTGACATGTATGACCTGTCCCTCTATCGTGTCCTTGAGAACAACAGACAGGAGGCTGCAGAGGACAGACCAGAGGTGGGAGTTGTTTGTTTTAAGATTCTTCCTCCAAGGAGGGGTTTGATCATAACACATTATATCTTGTGTAGGACACAAATGAGTTGGTGGATCAGCAGAAGGTGAGCCCCTCTTCACAGAGCTGTATGTTTGAGGGTCTCTCTCCTGGAAATCTATACCGGCTGCAGGTGCTAAGCTTGAGCAGGGGCATGAGCAGTGACTCCTCATTGCTGGCCAGAACAGGTCTGTGCACTTGTCACTGTATTCAATTAATTTGTGAAGTGTCAAACTGATGCTTTAGCCCTTTTTACTATCTTCTGATGCAGTGCCTGCTCCAGTGTCATTCCTGGAGGTTCAGAGTTCAGGCCATACAGACCGACTCACTGTCAGCTGGCACCATGGGGAAGGAGGCAGGAGTAGCTACCAGGTACATACTCAAAAATAAGAATATTATAAATACCAGTGCTTCAGTGTGGAATTTGCCTCTGAATGTTGTATTCAATATTTCTTAAGGTGTTTTTTTACGATTCAAACGAAGCCTCTCTCAGTGATCAAACAATGGCGGCAGACCGTAATAGTCACACTTTTTCAGGATTAGTTCCTGGTCGTTTATACCGAGCTAAGGTCATCACACACAGTGGAGAACTCATCAATAGCGCTGTTGCTCTGGGGCGAACTTGTAAGAAATATCAGTACATCAGTACAGTTCATTTCTAAATATGCTTTCATATTATTCTTATGTTGTTATCTTTATCAGCCCCAGATCCTCCCAGCTACCTCTCTGTCAAACAAGGACCAACGAATGACACCATACTATTGTCCTGGGCTGGCCCTGCTCATGGTGACTACAGtaactttagtttgcagtgGGCCCCCCCGGACCAGCTGACAGTCACCCCAGTGCACATGACAGAGGCCATTGTGAATGGGATGTTTCCTGGAAGACTGTATAACTTCTCCCTGGTGACTGTGAGTGGGGGGACAGACGGGTCCATGGCCTGGAGCCAGCCAATCCAGCACAGCGTTCGAACAAGTAGGTGAAGTTTCGCCTTGAACAACTGAATCAGAAGTCACTCTTGTCTTGGTAATATGTGTACATTAACGGCATATATTGTGGGTTTCAAACAATTAATTTGACATAAGTTTGTGTCAGCATGTCTGTAGTTTTACCTCCAGGTGGCAGCATATTAAAAGATTTGAATAGTGAAAGGAGAACATCGTTTTCTGCCAGTTTTTAGTACGAATCTAGTTTTAATCACATGCTGTTTGCCTGTGAGGCTTTGGTTACAGGGATAAAACTGATCGCCCAAAGGAATGAAAATTCAGGCCACATACTTATAAATATGAATGACCTCAATTTTACTGTGGCTTGTGTTTTTTCAAGTCACAAAGGGTTTAAACTAAAAACTGACACACAACTCTGACATTTTGGGGGTGCAGTTATTTGACCCACTATTTCTTACATAATGTTACACTCTAAGGAAAATTAAACATGGTACAGCTCAATTTGTCAGATCCTGGAGAAATATAAGTAAGCAAAGTTTATATACTGCAGTATGGTCCAGTGATTCAGACAGTGAATATAAATAATGTTAAGTGATTTTTATCTCTTTGATGAATGGTATTCTCCTTTTgcctttctctgtgtgtttaaacattaATCCTCCTTCCAAATATCTTTGTTTATCAGCAGCACTGCCTCTTGTGTGAGCTTTTTATGTATACAAGTACCACCTAGTGTCCTTGGATTCTGTACAGGTCCATCCCAGCTGAGATCTCTCCACTgcttccctctgtcctcctcttcgATCTCCTGTTCCTGGGTGCCTCCTCTGTCTGACTTTGACTCATATGATGTTGAGTGTCGCCGACATGATGATAGGGAGCTAACCTCTGCCTTACGATTGGCTGGGGGCGTCACCACAGTAACCCTGGATCATTTGGATGCCTACAAGAAGTACTCTGTTACTGTCCGAGTGACTTCAGCAGGCCAGACAAGTGCACCAACCACACACTCCACTGTCACCATGATAGACCGTGAGTTCACACTGTCACGCACATTAgtattgtgttaaaatgtcttTCTCAAGCTCTGTTTAATGTAGGCCtacttcaaaaacaaacacaccacaCCCAGTGTTGACCACACAGCAATAACAATCAACAGGCCCACAGTCCTCTCAAGTTGATTAAGCCAGCTGTTTAAATAGAAGCTTGTTCAAACAGACCCTGAATACAAAAGGATCAGTAAATGACAACAAGATGCAGTTTGTTAGATTGTAATTACAGTCGGAAAAACTAACAAATGTAACACCTCTTCCCATCAGGGCCTCCAGTCCCTGCTCCTACTGTCCGTGTGAGCGAGAGGTCCTCAAAAGTCACGTCATCGTCCATTTTATTTCGCTTCAACTGCTCTTGGTTCAGTGACTCCAATGGAGCCATTCGATACTTTACTGTCATTGTGGCTGAATCTAATGGTAAACACTTTCATTATATTCAGGACTGCACTAATTACCCAAAGGAGTCATCAGAAACTGAGTTTGATCATTATTGGGTTGTTTGTCCTTCCACAGCCAATGAGATTCTGCAGCCAGAGCAGCTTCACCCGATGCCATCTTATCGCGATTACATCACTAACTCATCAGTTAGAGCCTACCAGACTGCCTACTTCCCCAGTCGATGCTCACAGGACTCTGAGACCTCTGCTGGACAGGTACAGCATGTAACTCAGGGCTTCACGTAAACACAAGAGATTTTACATTAATATAATCATTCACATAGCCTGTATTGCCAGTGGAATTTGATACACAGTCTTCATAAACTGTACTTATTCaacttacatttttattcttaatttaaaaaatattttaatttggttTAATCACCCACCCCGGCATTTAATCAATCCTGACAAACTTTGCAGCTTAAATGTATACTTTAATACAAATTATACATCATTACACCTGCTGCAATTGTGATTACTTAAAATTGTCCAGAAACTTTTGAAAAAGCCAGTTAGCAAAACGTTTATTTCAAGTGCTGGTAATTATAAAAGCAAAGGTGGTAACAGTTAAAGACTGATAACCTGTTAAATTGATTTGCAGGTTGTGGAGGTGAACCTTGGGGCAGGAGGAGATCGGCTGGGGGGAAATTGCGACCTCTACCATGATGATGACTTCTTATTGAGTGACAGCTATGGTGACTTCTGTGATGGTCCACTGAAACCTAAAACTTCTTATAGGTAAAACTCACTACACTCTCTACTGGGCAGAGGGAGGCAATTTtgtgaaaacataaatatacctgagtaaatgtaactgagtactatgcACTTCTGCCAATAGGAAGGAGTCACACTCATCACATCACACTCATTgtttaccattttatttttcaggctGAGTGTTCGAGCTTTCACCAAACTATTTGATGAAAACCACAGAGAGTTTCCCCAGCCACTGTTCACTGACACTTACCTGTCTGCTCCCCTGAGGACTCATGCTGGTGAGAaaccaaaataataaacacGACACCCTTTTAAAATGCCTGATCAACAACtatgttaatttattttgtattttgaacagaacCTCTCGGTGGAGTTGTAGAGGGCTTGAGtgctggcatgtttttgattggCGTCATGGTGGCAGTAGCAGCTCTTTTGATGTACAGACAGAGGCTGCGAaaagtgtatgtttttatctcaCCATTGTTCTATACTAAGATCCATAGTGCCAAAAACTAATCTCAAGTATGACATCCTCGAGTTCAGAAGAAAATAGACAATGCTGGGAAATTTCAAAACAACTCTTTACACTGTCCATGTGTTGCTCAAATTTGTATTAAGCTAAAAGAATAATCCAATTGCAACGGTACTAGATCAAGATTAGACAGatttctgactttttttttttaagtgggactaaacacctaaatttCTACCACAGTTACAGTTTAATAAGCAGCTAAAATGGACTGAGTTTGGAGGACTAATAGCTATCATCTGCAAATttgttagattttattttttttttaccaatagaTGGCAGATTTGAATTTGcactcctctgccccctgcaggtgtgtgtCTCTCATGACAACAGTTTTTGATTGgatcacaaagctgcaaattagCATAGTTTtgcactaaaatgaaaaaataaaataaaaaatggtctAGGAACTATAGAGTatggtacaaaaaaaaataaaaatccatgtgCTCAGTTCAGTGGTACAAACTtgatttagtcccactttaaataaaacatcttttttcaaATAATGAAGTAGTGGTATGTTTTGGTCTGAGCCTCACCTTTACATTAGAGGTGGTTTGTAAGTTGACTTGTTCTTTAGCAGGGCGGTGCAAGAGAACCCAGTGGTGCGGATGAGCATGTGGAAGGAGGTGCCAGCTTCAGGGATGTATATGGGGGTTCGGAGGTGAGTGTGACCGATCACTGCCTCTCCATCTGTAATTATTTTTACTCAGTGTGTACGATAGAGACAAAGAAGGATTAGTTCCCAATACCACTTACGTCCAATAAGTGAGAGTGTGAAATATTAGTTTTCAATAAAGTCCTCTCTCTGGCAGATTACCTCATCATTCAGCACCACAGTCCACAGCTTCGGGTAATTAAGGTGTAGATGTTTTGGTGTATTCATTGCTCTCCATTAGCACCGCACAAACAAAGTGCTCAATAGTTCAACCATAAAACACTTCTGGAGGGTTGAGTTAAGCCATTATAATTGGTATGcatacaatacaaacatttttatagAATTGTTTATTGCATTTTGATGTAGATTTGTAAAAAAGGAAACATCTACATCTACAACTGTAAAATGGAATTAGTAAGGTGGagtttcagaaaaaaatgtatgattAGCTTTTAGCatttattgtttacatattaATCTATGTATTCTGTCTTTCAGTAACCGCAGAGTCACCAGGTATGTATTTAACAGTAATGTATTTAAAGCTGCatcatgtaatttttctggtcgtctccttggagatattgctttggctggaaagTTCAAAAGACagcatgtcattaaacttatctaccttgcatttattcaatcacaggcTCAAAAGTACATACATTCTAACTGTGAGTTGGATCACATCTccgcagatctaacctgtaacttggtctggtcaCTTGTTTAACTCCAGATAgcttagtttaaaaacacaaaagaatatTCCAGACAAGGCAATAACACCATGTATACCTgaccactagaaaagttgcatagtgcacctttaacctctGAATTTCTTAAATACAGtcttttgcttttcagtccagtcAAATCCTGCCATTTTGAGTCACATTTGAATAAACTTCAGGCTGATTCAAACTATCTTCTGTCAGAGGAGTTCGAGGTGAGGACTCTGGATTTGAAACAAACTGCTGCTCAGGCTTGTTTCATTAAATAATGGAGCATGTTGCCTTTTAGGATCTGAAAGATGTGGGTCGAAACCAGACCATGGATCTGTCACGGCTGCCTGAGAATCGAGGGAAGAACCGCTACAACAACATCCTGCCCTGTAAGCACTGATGCTAAAGGCTGAATTAAATTGTTTAGATAAAGTCTATTTCAATGTGTTTGCTATTATCTGAAACCTTATAAATCACACatttaatgaataaaaatgtcgTCATGTGTagttaaacaataaaacatgatttcaaTAATACGATTAGTTATCTCGCATCACTCATGTcaccaaaaatgtttaaaatgaaatagaaatTGCTATATTCTTTCTGTAACATTTGCATACTATTACAGAGCTAATGAAAGTGTGACATGATATCCTTTTAGATGATTCCACCAGAGTGAAGCTGTCGTACCTGGAGGATGACCCTTGCTCAGACTACATCAATGCCAGCTACATCCCAGTATGCTCCACTCAGACAAGTTACCCATAGAAACAAACGTgcaaaacactcaaacactcaaCTCTCACTGTTCAGGGTAACAACTACCGCAGGGAGTACATTGCCACCCAGGGCCCCCTGCCTGGCACTAAGGACGACTTCTGGAGGATGGTGTGGGAACATGGTGTCTACAACATTGTCATGGTGACGCAGTGTGTGGAGAAAGGACGGGTCAgtcagtctcacacacacaaacacacacacacgttaatCTATTTAATTGGTGTGTTTGGTAACATTACCAAAGTGGAGGAAAGAGTACAAAATTTgacctcaagtaaaagtacagttaccgATGCATGGCTAGAAttctactcaattacaagtactgcTACTTAATTTGTACTTTCATACAATTATATGAATATAATTGTACTcagttacaagtacaagtacatgttttaaaattaactaaaaaaagtaccccaaaaatgtactcaattacagtTAAAAGTATTTGACCACAGCCAACTATTTTATTATCACAAAAACACTAACATCATTTGAAAGTTGTAACATGTGAGCATGTTAACAGGTGAAGTGTGACCAGTACTGGCCTGCGGACAGGGAGCCTCTGTACTATGGGGACCTGGTTATCCAGATGCTGTCAGAGTCTGTGCTGCCCGAGTGGACCATCAGAGAGTTCAAGATCTCCTCGGTAACATATCAGCCTTGTCTACTACTAAAGATCTCTGCAAAAGATAAATACTGTGCAAATGCATTCACTGCTCTTCATTGGTAGTGATAGGCAATCTTCAAGGACTGAGTTATCACATGACATGAGGAGGCCAAAATcttcttgtcaaagcctgagctcgtcagatctcagaagctaagtaaGACCGGGCCTACTTAGTACTTAGCTGGGAGACCTCTGGGAATTCTGGGAAGTGGGGTGCCAGTGGCaaaaattgttgttgtgtccttaggaaaggcacttcacccacattgcctagtctGGAAGTGGTGCGTGCGTGAATGTTAGTGAtggtcggaggggccaatggcacagattggcagccttgcttccgtcagtctacccAAGGGCAGCTTATCACTGCCAAGTtaggagtaaatgaataatgcagaaaCTGTACTGGGTAAAGCTCTATATAAGTCTAaggcatcattattattattattattattattattattattattattattattattattattattattattattattattattattattattattattaatggtaTGTTTTCCCCATAagatacacatttttacatcattatttatatcattttaaCAATCTTGTCTCCGTTTTCTACTTCTCCACTCCATATTAATATTGTTGAATGAATGCTGTTTGTGACACAGGAGAGCAGCTGCAGTTACCCTCGGCTGGTGCGGCATTTTCACTACACCGTTTGGCCTGATCATGGAGTCCCAGAGAGCACCCAGTCCCTCATACAGTTTGTGCGAACAGTGAGAGATTATGTGGACAGATCTCCCAGCACTGGGGCCACTGTTGTTCACTGCAGGTAGGACCCCAAATAACTCCGCTCTACTGCAGTCTACTAGGCCTAtcacagtaattactatatGGGTTTATCGTTCATTATATAAAAAcctggaactatatattttggggctcagtttTTCTCatatgtacaatttctttgcaatagtggagagatttttgcctttattttttgttttttgcagtaaaTTAAGATTTGCACTTTAGAGGCTTACATAAATaactatggctaattattggttacCTCTGCTATTtatctgttgcagctcatgccttttaatgatacagtatatttaaacactggtttagtgggattatcctgctttgtgtccttggcataaagtttcaatattagtgtttattgcagtttttctctgtagcaatttTTCGAGCTTCAAAAtgcattattgtgacaggcttacaGTCTACTACTTCACTGATTGGAGATGATACAgctttttcttttaatgttccacagaatgggattaaacttgtataactagcatttattcaataacaggtGCATgtcttgctcaaaaatacttagcatgcattcttactgtgattggggtcacctctccagtAACTGGCCACCAGGTCGTATGATTGTCTCCGTGCTTGTCTCTGTGAtaaaaagtttaatgtcatgtgtggaacattccaagcaaagcaataacatcttcatgaagacaagtgTCAAGCACTACCAGCAAAgatacataatgcacctttaacttatcacaaatgttataattttgtttgggTTTAGTGCTGGTGTTGGTCGCACTGGAACTTTCATTGCTCTGGATCGGGTTTTGCAGCAGTTGGACTCCAAAGGCACCATAGACTTGTATGGATGTGTGTTTGACCTCCGACTACACCGTCAACACATGGttcagacagaggtatgttgtcGCAACACAGTTATATGCTCTGTGTTTTGGGATTTTTACAAAAGTCAATAGTTTTAATTATGTGCATAGCAGTGAGTCtaatataaaattaatatattgtgtattgtattttgcaGTGTCAGTATTCCTTCCTGCACCAGTGTGTGAGAGACGTCCTTCGAGCCCGGAAGCACCGCAGTGAGCAGGAGAACCCCCTGTACCCCATATACGAAAACTACAACCCCGAATACTGCCGTGGTAAGTTACACTAATGTATCTCCATGTTTGATTTAGGTTGTTATTTCATGAGCTCACATTTTTTCCACCAGATTTTATTTACACGGGACGTTTAAAAGACTAAACTGAAGATCAGGACTGAGCTTCTAATGATCTGTGACAGTTTCTTCCAAACAAATTATTGCACGTGATTTGCAGCAGCATTTCAGAAACCTGTAGCATGCACTGTGTGGAAGCACTGCTATAGTAAGAAACAAATCTATTCAAACTGAATTTTAGTCAGATGGTTTGACAAAAGTGGCATTAATTTTGACGCAGTGCTCTTATGTTCTCACTGCCACATGAAGAATAAGCTGTTTATTTAAGTCTACACATATTGCTGAATGTAAATATTGATGTAATACTCTCTTATAttatgataaatactatatacatgaaaattattttatattcaaaaatatGTTATATATGCTTAAAGCTATTTTAATCTTATGTAATATCAAAAACACCACTTGGAAGCAAATATACCACTATTTAACTGTTTATATAGAGTATTGATTTAATTCTTAAAAAGTTTTAAGTGCCATTTCTCTATCAGAGTGTTtcttatttgttttcatttgtgtagTCATtggattttaaatgaaatttaataaaaaatgtataaactaaCCTAACTTGTTTTTTAGAAACTGTTTagtgcattttactttttgcaaCTGCAACTGCCCTCATTTTGTCACTACACCCGCCaaacttttttgtgttttgttggagCCAGTTTCAAACTTTAGATTTCCATATTGATCTAGGGCATAGCAAGTCCCGGACAGAAATGGGTAACCCACATAATGGGCCTCAGCTTGTCACTGCTTAGTCCCATGTAAACTATGCAGCAACTCCTAAATAAAGTGTGATACAACTGCACAGTGTGCATTGCAGCAGAACACAGTAGTCTGTCAGGGGAAGAACAAGTAATGCTACTCTTTTCACAGTTTCTAATGACGTTTTTCTCTGTTATAAGAGTTTACAGGAAGTGCCCCtaagaaacattttatttcgAGTGGATTTAATCATGATTTTAGTATTAAAGGTAATACCCCAGGAAACACAGGTTATATATATAACAATGTGATGGTCATGGAGACAAAGGGTCAGCTTACTTCACTAAGTCATTGGATATTCATGATTTCCTCTTGTCCACAGTGAGGTCACTCTGAGATTATGAtgggattttattattttaatgaaacactAGAGGGCAGATGAAAGGACATGGCCTTCATACAAACCATTCCTGTCTGATCCTGTACTGAAATAGTCAAGGGTGAAACGAGTGAGCGGTTTAAGCACAAAaggtgttttatttaaaggtctcTATCAGGCACTATAGTTGTTGCATGTGAAAATACATATAAGCAGCTAACCTGATCACAGAGGTCAAAGCTGAACTGAGCAGAGGCAAAGGACAAGATACGAAGCAAAAACATGGTAAGTACATACTGAGACTACACATAGTACTGCCCCTATTCAAACAGtttgaccaaaacaaacaaacaatttaaATAGTGTGTAAGACAAATATTTCAACACTCAGCAATGAAGAGCAGGGATGGGTTTGGCCACAGCTTTGCATATGGCTTTAAATGATGtttataggcctgtcacgataattaccaTAAatttattgttcagtatatgaaagctgtaaaaacatatttttgagtGTACTTTGCAATTGTGGGGTGAtgtttgccatttttatttaatagggTAAGATTTACACTGTAGAGAGTTCAATAAATagcttttatggctaattattgtttAAGAAGTTTAAGAACTAGAACCAGaaggtgtgttccaactacagatGTAACACACTCCTTAGTCtccctggtaaggtctattccagggtactgaaGAAGAGAATCTGACCCCAcggggtggctgggtgctcccttaaaGATAGGATGAGGAGTTCATTCACATGGGAAGAgtttggagtagagctgctgctccttcaTGCTGAGATGAGCCAGCTGATGTGGCTTAGATATCTGTTGCGtttgcctcctggacgcctctctaaggaggtgttccgggcatgtaacacagggaggaggcccttggggaagacccaggacacgttggagggactgtac contains:
- the ptprb gene encoding receptor-type tyrosine-protein phosphatase beta isoform X1, which encodes MFKCKADRRLRRLWTLLLLHAWVNLVHAEGSEGQCVFDVFEKKSGLDYISLTLTTTGHDCSFVISSPEAETDGVECPKTTESNQIENNQIKSTNKAQRSNKSEELKHDYLATNELGDNNGKNNEGAVFTCRTEQLEPGTAYYLQIHSPRDRQVQNFTIHTSPSAVSGLAVTSSSTRSLGLSWQAGPGRTQRYRLLLWQHPYSTHLSDLIRNETLESTAIQYTLKNLMPGRKYNITMVTESGGLQNSTSIEAQTVPAAVSNITLDDRNSTSLLLSWQQPEGDLDTLIITVFTSDTRVWETHLLPNATQVNINNLTPGTSYKITMMSSIQGLSNQSEITLTMVPEAVSELALSPSSDGGLLLSWSAPHGFWDGYRFFLFDGTQQLVNTTVNREAVNFTIPGTSVTPGRLYKGLLRVERGELYAEQACEGSSAPAPVLDLHIRHADETSLSAMWSHPSGSRDSYFLIIRHGNMSMDTREVQANMRECTFNVLTPGRHYTITVVSRSRMQNSSASVEGQTVPMPLKKMSLSTAGVDSLQVLWEKPPGDVESYMITLLQNSNIVQNYSLPVGSLSLLLSGLTPGTLYRLQAATVSGGVQSKSTNLEARTVPASVTEITTSNGGRSDALQVSWRPAAGAVDSYMVRLQDGSRTVHTLAVSHSSTPECSFSSLVAGRLYSVVIVTRSGSLENSTTLQARTQPATVQNPTAVHSARDDFLKIYWRHAAGDLDYYMVRILYNNSVLQNKSVLARHNECVFTSLKPGRLYTVIVETWSGDYVSTVSTDGRTFPAAVGNLSVVNAGMDDLTVTWSPAPGDVDHYEVTLLFNDTQVFPPVTLGSKVRSHQLTSLTSGRLYKIVVSTFSGPYQRAQFIEGRTVPSAVRKLQLIPAFTETLGGLIASWAPAPGDIDMYIVSLYTETDLIDSRSVQKHVSSREFVDLTPGQLYIVTVRSESGKLTNNSTARCRAAPARVTALQADNGHTTHSLTVSWERPVGVFDSYRLQLLDQDSSVLINRTVAMESRSEQLENLTSGKWYKVRVVTLSGGVPSLEATAEGQTRPAAVSNLTVVSANMSSLSFSWRPSDGHVDMYDLSLYRVLENNRQEAAEDRPEDTNELVDQQKVSPSSQSCMFEGLSPGNLYRLQVLSLSRGMSSDSSLLARTVPAPVSFLEVQSSGHTDRLTVSWHHGEGGRSSYQVFFYDSNEASLSDQTMAADRNSHTFSGLVPGRLYRAKVITHSGELINSAVALGRTSPDPPSYLSVKQGPTNDTILLSWAGPAHGDYSNFSLQWAPPDQLTVTPVHMTEAIVNGMFPGRLYNFSLVTVSGGTDGSMAWSQPIQHSVRTSPSQLRSLHCFPLSSSSISCSWVPPLSDFDSYDVECRRHDDRELTSALRLAGGVTTVTLDHLDAYKKYSVTVRVTSAGQTSAPTTHSTVTMIDRPPVPAPTVRVSERSSKVTSSSILFRFNCSWFSDSNGAIRYFTVIVAESNANEILQPEQLHPMPSYRDYITNSSVRAYQTAYFPSRCSQDSETSAGQVVEVNLGAGGDRLGGNCDLYHDDDFLLSDSYGDFCDGPLKPKTSYRLSVRAFTKLFDENHREFPQPLFTDTYLSAPLRTHAEPLGGVVEGLSAGMFLIGVMVAVAALLMYRQRLRKVRAVQENPVVRMSMWKEVPASGMYMGVRSNRRVTSPVKSCHFESHLNKLQADSNYLLSEEFEDLKDVGRNQTMDLSRLPENRGKNRYNNILPYDSTRVKLSYLEDDPCSDYINASYIPGNNYRREYIATQGPLPGTKDDFWRMVWEHGVYNIVMVTQCVEKGRVKCDQYWPADREPLYYGDLVIQMLSESVLPEWTIREFKISSESSCSYPRLVRHFHYTVWPDHGVPESTQSLIQFVRTVRDYVDRSPSTGATVVHCSAGVGRTGTFIALDRVLQQLDSKGTIDLYGCVFDLRLHRQHMVQTECQYSFLHQCVRDVLRARKHRSEQENPLYPIYENYNPEYCRDFIYTGRLKD